Proteins encoded within one genomic window of Pristiophorus japonicus isolate sPriJap1 chromosome 11, sPriJap1.hap1, whole genome shotgun sequence:
- the LOC139275514 gene encoding radial spoke head 1 homolog encodes MSMTESEEFEEEHGAYLGEYEGERNAENERHGQGKAILPNGDTYEGAYERGKRHGMGTYRFKNGARYVGEYMQNKKHGQGIFYYPDGSKYEAKDD; translated from the exons ATGTCGATGACGGAATCGGAGGAGTTTGAGGAGGAGCATGGCGCTTATTTAGGG GAATATGAAGGTGAGCGGAATGCGGAAAACGAGAGGCATGGacaggggaaagccatactgccgaACGGGGACACATACGAAGGTGCCTATGAGCGTGGCAAGCGGCACGGAATG GGAACATACAGGTTTAAGAATGGAGCGCGTTATGTGGGAGAGTACATGCAGAACAAGAAGCATGGCCAGGGAATCTTCTATTACCCGGATGGCTCGAAGTATGAAG caaaggacgactaa